One part of the Paramormyrops kingsleyae isolate MSU_618 chromosome 2, PKINGS_0.4, whole genome shotgun sequence genome encodes these proteins:
- the sema4c gene encoding semaphorin-4C: MGGAGLQLLLLLIGWGRVMCLNWNPVPRKTVLYSDVCDSMPRFRAPGWWNYTLLRLEDHDRVLYVGAREAIFALDPSDISRQLRAPVEWQAPPEKKRECVSKGKSNQTECFNYIRFLQSYNQTHLYSCGTYAFQPKCTYINTEGFTLNSAALEDGKGKCPYDPAKGHTGLIVDKELYSATLNTFLGTEPVILRSLGQQHYTMKSEHLPTWLNEPDFVASALVEESRGSPEGDDDKIYFFFSERAQELDCDSELTVARVARICKGDVGGTRTLQKKWTTFQKARLMCSLPERHVTFNNLRTVYTVSQPDWRNTAFYGIFHAQWGDVDVSVVCQYRIADVRKVFEGAYKELREPSQRWGRYTGAVPSPRPGACITRWHRENGYNSSLQLPDATLSFAKKHPLMEEQAQARPLLLTKGINFTQLAVDQVIALDQRVYSVLFIGTAHGWLQRAVILGSEAHVIEEIQLFESPQPVDSLTISHLTKSLYVGSRTEVLQLPLANCSRYQSSPDCLLSRDPYCAWDNEGRTCVRVDQHRGSTSTLIQDLLLDRFSRGNAKFEKPVSIPSPEHSVLRNVTVVVGSDLVLPCQLVSNLAQPSWLLNERELVLSSEGAVGARFDRALRALVIPDAGPMQAGRYTCYSEEQGVRFQTERFQVTVVASAPVVMKARAPDASMGLFWVLVITLGAACLLLMGVALYLRRRLKLALGKGAEMKPLESTLVYPITLPKEPPTFVPSKMSGDEDRFWETGGNYYYSDGSLKIVPGHALCPGGSSAPPSTIPGQPIHSPSRLSLTNIRGSGSNGYIRLNMSAAGEERAGGGGAGGGGLGAGGSLGNDYTSPFKEELLRTLQQRSVLPDANPEESSV; the protein is encoded by the exons ATGGGCGGGGCCGGGCTACAGCTGCTGTtgctcctgattggctgggggaGGGTCATGTGTCTGAACTGGAACCCGGTCCCACGAAAGACGGTGTTATACAGCG ATGTGTGCGACAGCATGCCGCGGTTCCGGGCTCCCGGCTGGTGGAACTACACCCTGCTCCGGTTAGAAGACCACGACAGGGTGCTGTACGTGGGGGCGAGGGAAGCCATCTTCGCCCTGGACCCCAGCGACATCAGCAGGCAGCTGAGAGCGCCG GTTGAGTGGCAAGCACCGCCGGAGAAAAAGCGGGAGTGTGTTTCCAAGGGCAAGAGCAACCAG ACCGAGTGCTTCAACTACATCCGCTTCCTGCAGAGCTACAACCAAACGCACCTCTACAGCTGTGGCACCTATGCCTTCCAGCCCAAGTGTACCTACATT AACACAGAAGGCTTCACACTTAACAGCGCCGCCCTGGAGGATGGCAAGGGCAAGTGCCCTTATGACCCAGCCAAAGGACACACAGGGCTGATAGTCG ACAAGGAGCTGTACTCAGCCACACTCAACACCTTCCTGGGCACGGAGCCAGTCATACTGAGGAGCCTGGGACAGCAGCACTACACCATGAAGAGCGAGCACCTGCCAACCTGGCTCAATG AGCCGGACTTTGTGGCCTCGGCCCTGGtggaggagagcagagggagcCCCGAGGGAGATGACGACAAGATCTATTTCTTCTTCAGCGAGCGGGCCCAGGAGCTGGACTGTGACAGCGAGCTGACGGTGGCCCGTGTGGCTCGAATTTGCAAG GGGGACGTCGGTGGCACTAGGACTCTACAGAAGAAGTGGACCACGTTCCAGAAGGCGCGGCTGATGTGCTCCCTCCCCGAGCGGCACGTCACCTTCAACAACCTGCGCACCGTCTATACTGTGAGCCAGCCTGACTGGAGGAACACAGCCTTCTACGGCATCTTCCACGCGCAGTG GGGCGACGTGGACGTGTCGGTGGTTTGCCAGTACCGAATTGCCGACGTTAGGAAGGTGTTCGAGGGGGCCTACAAGGAGCTGAGGGAGCCGTCGCAGCGGTGGGGCCGCTACACAGGGGCCGTGCCGAGCCCACGGCCGGGCGCG TGCATTACCCGCTGGCACCGGGAGAATGGCTACAACAGCTCTCTGCAGCTGCCAGACGCCACCCTCAGCTTCGCCAAGAAGCACCCGCTGATGGAGGAGCAGGCTCAggcacgccccctgctgctcaCCAAGGGCATAAACTTCACACAGCTGGCTGTAGACCAGGTCATCGCTCTGGACCAGAGGGTGTACAGCGTGCTGTTTATTGGCACAG CTCACGGCTGGCTGCAGAGGGCGGTTATCCTGGGCTCTGAGGCCCATGTCATTGAGGAAATCCAGCTTTTTGAATCTCCACAGCCTGTGGACAGCCTCACAATATCACACTTGACG AAATCCCTCTATGTTGGCTCCAGAACAGAAGTTCTTCAGCTCCCTCTGGCCAACTGCAGTCGCTATCAGTCTAGCCCAGACTGCCTTTTGTCCCGCGACCCCTACTGTGCCTGGGACAACGAGGGGCGGACCTGCGTCCGCGTGGACCAGCATCGCGG GTCCACTTCAACACTTATACAGGACCTCCTGCTGGACAGGTTCAGCCGGGGCAATGCCAAGTTTGAAAAGCCAGTTTCCATTCCCAGCCCAG AACACTCGGTGCTACGGAACGTCACCGTGGTGGTGGGATCTGACCTGGTGCTGCCCTGCCAGCTGGTGTCCAATCTGGCGCAGCCATCCTGGCTGCTGAACGAGCGGGAGCTGGTGCTGAGCTCCGAGGGGGCCGTGGGGGCCCGCTTCGACAGGGCCCTGCGTGCTCTGGTCATCCCCGATGCTGGGCCCATGCAGGCGGGCCGCTACACCTGCTACTCGGAGGAGCAGGGCGTACGCTTCCAGACAGAGCGCTTCCAGGTGACGGTGGTGGCCAGCGCCCCCGTGGTCATGAAAGCGCGGGCCCCCGACGCCAGCATGGGGCTCTTCTGGGTGCTGGTCATCACTCTGGGGGCCgcctgcctgctgctgatgGGCGTGGCCCTGTACCTGCGGCGGCGCCTCAAGCTGGCCCTGGGCAAGGGCGCCGAGATGAAGCCCCTGGAGAGCACGCTGGTCTACCCCATCACCCTGCCCAAGGAACCGCCCACCTTCGTGCCCAGCAAGATGTCCGGCGACGAGGATCGCTTCTGGGAGACAGGGGGCAACTATTACTACTCGGACGGCTCGCTGAAGATCGTACCCGGCCACGCGCTGTGCCCCGGGGGCAGCTcggccccccccagcaccatcCCCGGGCAGCCCATTCACTCACCGAGCCGACTGAGCCTCACTAACATCCGCGGCTCTGGCAGCAACGGATACATCCGGCTCAACATGAGCGCGGCCGGAGAGGAGCGGGCCggcgggggcggggcggggggcggAGGGCTGGGCGCCGGGGGCAGCCTGGGGAATGACTACACAAGCCCCTTCAAGGAGGAGCTGCTCCGCACCCTACAGCAGAGGAGCGTGCTGCCGGACGCCAACCCCGAGGAGTCCTCCGTGTAG